CGGGCAGAACGAGGCCGCCCGCTCCCTGGGGCTCAGCGCCGGCCAGTCGATGCGTCATGTGGTGCTGCCCCAGGCCTTCAAGCGGGTGCTGCCGCCCCTGGCCGGGCAGTTCATCAGTCTGGTCAAGGACACCTCGCTGGTGTCGGTGATCGCCATCACCGAGCTGCTCAAGAGCGGTCGGGAAGTCATCACCACCTCGTTCTCGCCGTTCGAGATCCTGTTCTGTGTGGCGGGCCTGTATTTGTTGATCAACCTGCCGCTGTCGAAGATGGCCAGCCGGCTTGAGCGGAGGCTCGCGCAAAGTGATTGAAGTCCGCGATCTGGTAAAAGTCTTCGACACCCGCGGCCAGGTGGTGCGCGCGGTGGATAACGTCACCACCCGAGTGGCCAAGGGCGAGGTGCTGGTGGTGATCGGTCCTTCCGGTTCCGGCAAGTCGACCTTCCTGCGCTGCCTCAACGGCCTGGAAGAGTTCGACTCGGGCTCGGTGAGCATCGACGGCCTGCAACTGGCCGATCCCAAGACCGACGTGAACGCCTATCGCCGGGAAGTCGGCATGGTGTTTCAGCATTTCAACCTGTTTCCCCACATGACCGTGCTGGAAAACCTCTGCCTGGCGCAGAAGGTGGTGCGCAAGCGAGGCAAGCAGGAGCGCGAGGTCAAGGCCCTGGCGCTGCTGGAGAAGGTCGGTATCGCGCAGAAGGCCCATGAGTTTCCTTCACGGCTTTCCGGCGGTCAGCAGCAGCGGGTGGCGATTGCCCGGGCCCTGGCGATGGAGCCCAAGGTGATGCTGTTCGATGAGCCGACCTCGGCCCTGGACCCGGAAATGGTCGGCGAGGTGCTGGACGTGATGAAGACCCTGGCCCTGGAAGGCATGACCATGGTTTGCGTCACCCACGAAATGGGTTTCGCCCGGGAAGTGGCGGATCGGGTGCTGTTCTTCGATCACGGCAAGCTGCTGGAAGATGCGGCGCCGGATGTCTTCTTCGAGGCGCCGAAAGACCCGCGGGCCCAGGCTTTCCTGCGTCAGGTGCTGTAAGGCCTGTGCCGACAGGCCGGCTCCTGCATTTCCCTGTAGGAGCCGGCTTGCCGGCGAAGCGGCTCAGACCCGGAAGCGCCCCACCAGGCTCTGCAAGTGAATCCCCAACCGCGCCAGCTCGGCGCTGGAGGCCGCGGTTTCCTCGCTGGCCGATGATGTCTGTTCGGACACATCCCGCACATTCAACACACTGCGATTGATCTCTTCGGCGACGGCACTCTGCTGCTCGGCGGCGGCGGCGATCTGCTGGTTCATCGCCTGGATCGCCGACACGGTGCGGGTGATGTTCTCCAGGGAACCGCCGGCCCGGCGGGTCAGCTCGACGCTGCTGTCGCTCAGACTGCGGCTGGTGTCCAGGGTGCTGGCCACTTGCTGGGTGCCGCTTTGCAGGCCGACGATCAGCTCGGCGATTTCTTCGGTGGATTGCTGGGTGCGTTGGGCCAGGCTGCGCACCTCGTCCGCAACCACGGCGAAACCACGTCCGGCCTCGCCCGCGCGGGCGGCCTCGATGGCGGCGTTGAGGGCCAGCAGGTTGGTCTGCTGGGCCACGGATTTGATCACGTCCAGCACGCTGCCGATCTTGTCGCTTTCCTGCTTGAGGTGGCCCATGGCTTCGGTGGAGTTGCCCACCTCGCTGGCCAGGCGCTCGATCTGGGCGATGGCTTCGTTGACCACCCGATCACCTTCGCGTGCCTGCTGGTCGGCGGCTACTGCGGCCTCCGACGCCTCTTCGGCGTTGCGCGCCACTTCCTGCACCGTGGCGGCCATTTCATTCATGGCGGTGGCCACTTGGTCGGTCTCGACTTTCTGGCTGTTGACCCCGGCGCTGGTCTGCTCGGTGACGGCGGACAGCTGTTCGGCGGCGCTGGCGATCTGGGTCACGCCGTCGCTGATACCGCCGATCAGCTCCCGCAGGCCCAGGGTCATGCGCTGCATGGCGCGTTGCAGCTGGCCCAGTTCGTCGCGGCGATCGACTGTCAGGTCCTGGCTGAGGTCGCCGGAAGCCACGCGCTCGGCGGCCTTGAGGGTCTGTTGCAAGGGCTGGATGATCTGCCGGGTGATGGCCCAGGCAGCGACCATGCCGAATACCAGCGCCAGTAGCGTGGCGATCAGCAGGGTGCTCTTGGCCTGGCCGGCCTCGCTGTCACGCTTGGCGGTCTGAGCGGTGGTCAGTTGCTTGCTCAGGGTCATCAGGTGGTCGCCCTGGGTGGCCATGCGCTTGAGGGCGGCGGCGCTGGCTTCCTCGGAGTCGCTGAAGGCACTGACCGCGGCGCGGTAGGTCTTGAGCGAGTCGCTGGCCTGTTGCAGGTTGGTGATGTGCTGTTCCGGCAGGCGCGAGGGCAGGCCGGTGAGGTTGTTCAGGGCGTTGTCGATGGCGTCCAGGGCCGGCTGCTTGGCCTCGGGCTTGGCGCTGTAGGTGTAGCCGCGAACCTGGAAGCGTGCCTGCTGGATCAGCCTGGAAAGTTCGATGACGTTGTTGAACTGGGCCACGCTGTCGCCTTGCAGCAGCGATTTCTCGACTTCGGCTACCCGGGCTGCGGCGTTGTCCGCGCTGGCGCCGAGCTGGGAGCGGGCGGCTTCGCGGGCGGCGGTGGCGCGGGTCATGTCGTTGAAGGCCCGGTGATACTCGGCAACGGCTTCCAGCTGCTGCTCGAGCATCGCGATGCTCTCGGGTTGCTGCAACTGTTGGCGGGCAGCCTGCAGGCCTTCGTCGAGCTGCTGGAGTATGCCGTTGACGGCATCGGGACCTTGTTCGCCATGGAGCATCTCGTAGTTGAGGCGAGCGATGCGCAGGTCCTTGGTCATGGCGTAGAGGGTGGAGATGTTACCCAGCTTATCGCCACGATCGATGACCCCCGCCAAGCCCGTCCAGCCGGTGGCGGTGATCAACAGGGTCAGCAGCAGTACCAGGCCGAAGCCGATGCCGAGCTTGAGGCTGACGCTCAGGTTTCCCAGGTTTTTGGCTAGCCAACCGTACATGCTGCGAACTCCCTATTAGCAATATGGCTTAACCATAGGCTATCGGCGGGAACCCTGGATTCTGTAGCGGTAATGGCGGTTTGATATTGCTCGCGACAGACCCGGCTGTGGCCGGGTCCATCCTCAGAACAGGCGGGCGAGAAGGGCGGTGACGGCGGTTTCCACCCGCAGGATGCGTTCGCCCAGTTGCACCGGTTGCAATCCGGCCTTGCCCAGCAGGTCGATCTCGTAGGGAATCCAGCCGCCTTCCGGGCCGATGGCCAGTGTCACCGGTCGATCCACGTCGCGTGGGCAGGGCGGGTACTGGCCCGGGTGACCCACCAGTCCCAGGGTTCCGGCGCAGAGGGTCGGCAAGCGGTCCTCGACGAAGGGCTTGAAGCGTTTCTCGATCAGCACTTCGGGCAGCACGCTGTCGCGTGCCTGCTCCAGGCCAAGGATCAGTTGTTCGCGAATGGCTTCGGGTTCAAGGAACGGGGTCTGCCAGAAGCTCTTCTCGACCCGGTAGCTATTGACCAGCACCAGCCGCGGCACACCCATGGTGGCGACGGTCTGAAACACCCGGCGCAGCATTTTCGGCCGCGGCAGGGCCAGCACCAGGGTCAGTGGCAGCTTGGCCGGTGGCGCTTGCTCCAGGCTGATTTGCAGTTCGGCTTCGGCTGTTTCCAGGCGCAGGACCCGGGCGCTGCCCATCAAGCCGCCGATGCGCCCCACGCGCAGGCTGTCGCCCACGGCTACCCGATGCACTTCCTGCATGTGGGTCAGGCGTCGATCGCGCAGCACCACGCGGTCGGCCGCGATGAAGTCGGCCTCCTCCAGAAGCAGCAGGTTCACGCTTGGGTCGCTGGCGGCTGGTCGTTGTG
This genomic stretch from Pseudomonas sp. Os17 harbors:
- a CDS encoding amino acid ABC transporter ATP-binding protein, which translates into the protein MIEVRDLVKVFDTRGQVVRAVDNVTTRVAKGEVLVVIGPSGSGKSTFLRCLNGLEEFDSGSVSIDGLQLADPKTDVNAYRREVGMVFQHFNLFPHMTVLENLCLAQKVVRKRGKQEREVKALALLEKVGIAQKAHEFPSRLSGGQQQRVAIARALAMEPKVMLFDEPTSALDPEMVGEVLDVMKTLALEGMTMVCVTHEMGFAREVADRVLFFDHGKLLEDAAPDVFFEAPKDPRAQAFLRQVL
- a CDS encoding methyl-accepting chemotaxis protein, whose amino-acid sequence is MQRMTLGLRELIGGISDGVTQIASAAEQLSAVTEQTSAGVNSQKVETDQVATAMNEMAATVQEVARNAEEASEAAVAADQQAREGDRVVNEAIAQIERLASEVGNSTEAMGHLKQESDKIGSVLDVIKSVAQQTNLLALNAAIEAARAGEAGRGFAVVADEVRSLAQRTQQSTEEIAELIVGLQSGTQQVASTLDTSRSLSDSSVELTRRAGGSLENITRTVSAIQAMNQQIAAAAEQQSAVAEEINRSVLNVRDVSEQTSSASEETAASSAELARLGIHLQSLVGRFRV
- a CDS encoding 16S rRNA (uracil(1498)-N(3))-methyltransferase → MNLLLLEEADFIAADRVVLRDRRLTHMQEVHRVAVGDSLRVGRIGGLMGSARVLRLETAEAELQISLEQAPPAKLPLTLVLALPRPKMLRRVFQTVATMGVPRLVLVNSYRVEKSFWQTPFLEPEAIREQLILGLEQARDSVLPEVLIEKRFKPFVEDRLPTLCAGTLGLVGHPGQYPPCPRDVDRPVTLAIGPEGGWIPYEIDLLGKAGLQPVQLGERILRVETAVTALLARLF